A region from the uncultured Stenotrophomonas sp. genome encodes:
- a CDS encoding Transcriptional regulator, AraC family, whose amino-acid sequence MVDRLAVLLERFPVSAQVFNAGALCGINLLEADDVHGQLHLLRRGPLEVTHGGPPVWIDQPSVLLYPRPLSHRFSSDPEHGADLTCANLRFEGGMHNPLADALPAFVCMPLAALEGAEPVLALLFEEAFERRCGRQAMIDRLFEVVMIQLLRQLMERGEIASGLLAGLSHPRLRHALVAMQEGPCREWTLEELAAVSGMSRSVFAATFRETVGSTPGQYLLGWRVALAQQALRQGRPLKIIAAEIGYGSEAALSRAFKAHSGLSPRAWKQRHDAGTGPS is encoded by the coding sequence GTGGTCGACCGCCTCGCCGTCCTGCTGGAACGTTTTCCGGTAAGCGCCCAGGTCTTCAACGCCGGTGCGTTGTGCGGGATCAACCTGTTGGAGGCCGACGATGTCCATGGCCAGCTGCACCTGCTGCGGCGTGGGCCGCTGGAGGTGACTCATGGCGGTCCGCCGGTGTGGATCGACCAGCCCAGCGTGTTGCTGTATCCGCGGCCGCTGTCCCACCGCTTCAGTTCCGACCCCGAGCACGGCGCCGACCTGACCTGCGCCAACCTGCGTTTCGAGGGGGGCATGCACAACCCGCTGGCCGATGCGTTGCCCGCCTTTGTGTGTATGCCATTGGCCGCACTCGAAGGTGCCGAGCCGGTGCTGGCACTGCTGTTCGAGGAAGCCTTCGAGCGGCGTTGTGGCCGCCAGGCGATGATCGACCGCCTGTTCGAGGTGGTGATGATCCAGTTGCTGCGCCAGTTGATGGAGCGGGGCGAGATTGCCAGCGGCTTGCTGGCCGGGCTGTCACATCCGCGCTTGCGGCACGCGCTTGTCGCCATGCAGGAAGGCCCGTGCCGCGAATGGACGCTGGAGGAACTGGCTGCCGTCTCGGGCATGTCGCGCAGCGTATTTGCAGCCACCTTCCGGGAAACGGTGGGAAGCACGCCAGGGCAATATCTGCTGGGATGGCGGGTGGCCCTTGCGCAACAGGCGTTGCGTCAGGGGCGACCGCTCAAGATCATCGCCGCCGAGATCGGCTATGGCAGCGAGGCGGCGTTGTCGCGTGCGTTCAAGGCGCATAGCGGGCTGTCGCCCAGGGCTTGGAAACAACGGCATGATGCCGGCACTGGTCCGTCTTGA
- the ohr gene encoding Organic hydroperoxide resistance protein, with translation MSIDKILYAATATATGGREGQALSSDGALAVKLSTPRELGGAGGDGTNPEQLFAAGYSACFLGALKLVAGRQKLALPADSRITSKVGIGPIASGFGIEVELTIRLPGLPREQAQALVEQAHMICPYSNATRGNIDVSLVVAD, from the coding sequence ATGTCCATCGACAAGATCCTCTACGCCGCCACCGCCACCGCCACCGGTGGCCGCGAAGGCCAAGCCCTCTCCTCCGACGGCGCCCTGGCCGTGAAGCTGTCCACGCCGCGCGAGCTCGGTGGCGCCGGCGGCGACGGCACCAACCCCGAGCAGTTGTTCGCTGCCGGCTATTCGGCCTGTTTCCTCGGCGCCCTGAAGCTCGTCGCCGGCCGCCAGAAGCTGGCCCTGCCCGCCGACAGCCGGATCACCAGCAAGGTCGGCATCGGCCCCATCGCCAGCGGTTTCGGCATCGAGGTCGAACTGACCATCCGCCTGCCGGGGCTGCCACGCGAACAGGCGCAGGCGCTGGTCGAGCAGGCCCACATGATCTGCCCGTACTCCAATGCCACCCGCGGCAACATCGACGTGTCGCTCGTGGTCGCTGACTGA
- a CDS encoding Monooxygenase FAD-binding protein: MHHTPVLVVGGSLVGLSTSLFLSMYGIAHVLVEKHPGSSPHPRAMGFTERTLELYRAAGIGERIPQVPAGSQLRRVKAQSLAGHWSEPLPWTPGKPGPPASAYSPCRGAAIAQDRLEPILREATAERGADLRYGQRLLGWREVEDGIIATISDRAGGTRNELHVTYLLACDGAASPIREQAGIARIGVGHLHTLRSVLFHCPGADAWLDRGVRQFQIDNPRVQGFLTTYGDGRWVLMFDDDRPRGGAELDDAIRAALGRDIPFERITTGRWEMAGRIAAAYSSGRVFLLGDAAHQLPPTRGGFGANTGIDDAGNLAWKLQLVLRGISSPSLLDSYGSERQPIGWLRHQQTFARPDHARWLESPLETTLHGEAAMELGQLQRSHIVLGAGAELPAAASPESWAGQPGTRAPHVWVTRHDVRISTIDLFACRFTLLSQAPEWIAAGRNVAGHLGLPLDTVQVGMDIRFDHPEEFADAFGVTARGVSLVRPDGVVAWRHPDEARDRETCLADAFRRAACLRG, translated from the coding sequence ATGCACCACACCCCCGTACTTGTCGTTGGTGGAAGCCTTGTCGGCCTGTCCACCTCGCTGTTCCTGTCCATGTACGGCATCGCCCATGTGCTCGTCGAGAAGCATCCGGGCAGTTCGCCACACCCGCGCGCAATGGGTTTCACCGAACGCACCCTGGAGCTGTATCGCGCGGCCGGCATCGGCGAGCGCATACCGCAGGTGCCGGCCGGGAGCCAGCTGCGCCGGGTCAAGGCGCAAAGCCTTGCCGGCCACTGGAGCGAACCACTGCCGTGGACGCCGGGCAAACCGGGGCCACCGGCATCAGCATACTCGCCGTGCCGTGGCGCCGCCATCGCCCAGGACAGGCTCGAGCCGATCCTGCGCGAGGCCACGGCCGAGCGCGGCGCGGACCTGAGGTACGGGCAGCGCCTGCTTGGCTGGCGCGAGGTGGAAGACGGCATCATTGCCACCATCAGCGACCGTGCCGGCGGCACCCGCAATGAACTCCATGTCACGTATCTGCTGGCCTGCGACGGGGCCGCCAGTCCGATCCGCGAACAGGCCGGCATTGCCCGTATCGGGGTTGGCCACCTGCACACCCTGCGCAGCGTCCTGTTTCATTGCCCCGGCGCCGACGCATGGCTGGATCGCGGGGTCCGGCAGTTCCAGATCGACAACCCGCGCGTACAGGGCTTCCTGACCACCTACGGTGACGGACGCTGGGTACTGATGTTCGACGACGACCGGCCGCGCGGCGGTGCCGAACTCGACGACGCGATCCGTGCCGCACTGGGCCGCGACATCCCGTTCGAGCGCATCACCACCGGCCGCTGGGAGATGGCCGGCCGCATCGCCGCGGCCTACAGCAGTGGACGCGTGTTCCTGCTCGGCGACGCTGCGCACCAGTTGCCACCCACGCGCGGCGGGTTCGGTGCAAACACCGGCATCGACGATGCTGGCAATCTGGCCTGGAAACTGCAACTGGTGCTGCGGGGCATTTCCAGCCCGTCCCTGCTGGACAGTTATGGCAGCGAGCGTCAGCCGATCGGCTGGCTTCGCCACCAGCAGACCTTCGCCCGGCCCGACCATGCGCGCTGGCTGGAATCTCCGCTGGAAACCACACTCCACGGCGAGGCCGCGATGGAACTGGGTCAGTTGCAGCGCTCGCACATCGTCCTCGGTGCCGGTGCGGAACTGCCTGCAGCCGCTTCCCCGGAAAGCTGGGCCGGCCAGCCCGGTACCCGTGCACCGCATGTATGGGTCACCCGGCACGACGTCCGCATCTCGACGATCGACCTGTTCGCATGCCGTTTCACCCTCCTCAGCCAAGCCCCGGAGTGGATCGCCGCCGGCAGGAACGTGGCCGGGCATTTGGGGTTGCCGCTGGATACCGTGCAAGTCGGCATGGATATCCGCTTCGATCACCCGGAAGAGTTTGCCGATGCTTTCGGCGTGACCGCGCGCGGCGTCTCGCTGGTCCGCCCGGACGGCGTGGTCGCATGGCGTCACCCGGATGAGGCACGGGACCGGGAAACCTGCCTTGCCGATGCATTCCGCCGGGCCGCCTGTCTGCGCGGCTGA
- the cpo gene encoding Non-heme chloroperoxidase, with the protein MNTITNTVAATLLAVAATGTQASESPDRIAARATVQGNYVTTADGVQLYYKDWGPKDGPVVTFSHGWPLSSDSWESQMLFLADHGYRVVAHDRRGHGRSSQPWDGNDMDHYADDLAAVIDTLDLKDVTLVGFSTGGGEVARYIGRHGTGRVKKAVLISAVPPLMLRTDDNPGGLPIEVFDGIRKASLENRSQLYLDIASGPFYGFNRPGAKVSQGLIDSWWAQGMQGGHKNTYESIAAFSATDFRRDLQDFDVPTLVIHGDDDQIVPIDSSGRASAALIEGAELLVYPGAPHGLTDTHKDRVNRDLLAFLRK; encoded by the coding sequence ATGAACACCATCACCAACACCGTTGCCGCCACCTTGCTGGCCGTCGCCGCCACCGGCACCCAAGCCAGCGAAAGCCCGGACCGGATCGCCGCCCGCGCCACCGTGCAGGGCAACTACGTCACCACCGCCGACGGCGTGCAGCTGTACTACAAGGACTGGGGCCCGAAGGACGGCCCGGTAGTGACCTTCAGCCACGGCTGGCCGCTCAGCTCGGACAGCTGGGAATCGCAGATGCTGTTCCTGGCCGATCACGGCTATCGCGTGGTCGCCCACGACCGCCGCGGCCACGGCCGTTCCAGCCAGCCGTGGGACGGCAACGACATGGATCATTACGCCGACGACCTGGCCGCGGTGATCGATACGCTAGACCTGAAGGACGTCACCCTGGTCGGCTTCTCCACCGGCGGCGGCGAAGTGGCCCGCTACATCGGCCGCCACGGCACCGGCCGGGTGAAGAAGGCGGTGCTGATCAGCGCCGTGCCACCGCTGATGCTGCGTACCGACGACAATCCGGGCGGGCTGCCGATCGAGGTGTTCGACGGCATCCGCAAGGCCTCGCTGGAAAACCGTTCACAGCTGTACCTCGACATCGCCTCCGGCCCGTTCTACGGGTTCAACCGCCCCGGCGCCAAGGTGTCGCAGGGCCTGATCGACAGCTGGTGGGCGCAGGGCATGCAGGGCGGGCACAAGAACACCTACGAATCGATCGCCGCGTTCTCGGCCACCGATTTCCGTCGGGACCTTCAGGATTTCGACGTGCCCACGCTGGTGATCCACGGCGACGACGACCAGATCGTGCCGATCGACAGCTCCGGCAGGGCTTCGGCCGCACTGATCGAAGGTGCCGAACTGCTGGTCTACCCCGGTGCACCGCATGGCCTGACCGATACCCACAAGGATCGCGTCAACCGGGACCTGCTGGCATTCCTGCGCAAGTAA
- a CDS encoding Beta-lactamase L2, with protein MLARRQFLTFGGSVLVATATLPALARASAPSPAAAANFAALEKHSGGRLGVCLWHPASGARFGHRMEERFPMCSTFKFPLVAAVLHRAGHGGLSLDQRVPVRQADILHHSPVSGRHVGKDMSVRDLCRATLTVSDNAAANLLLPLVGAPAGLTAFLRGQGDAVTVAARREPELNSFAPGDPRDTTSPAAMAGNLQRFVLGDALGEIPRRQLADWLIDNETGDERLRAGLPQGWRVGDKTGSGYERDGISNDIAVLWPPGAGTPWLLAAYLQGATQDASGRNGILRRAAELAAAHLR; from the coding sequence ATGCTTGCCCGTCGCCAGTTCCTCACGTTCGGTGGCAGTGTGCTGGTGGCCACCGCGACCCTGCCTGCCTTGGCCCGCGCATCCGCGCCATCGCCGGCGGCGGCTGCCAATTTCGCTGCGCTGGAAAAGCACAGCGGCGGCCGACTGGGCGTCTGCCTGTGGCACCCGGCCAGCGGCGCACGCTTCGGCCACCGCATGGAGGAGCGTTTCCCGATGTGCAGCACCTTCAAATTCCCGCTGGTTGCGGCGGTGTTGCACCGCGCCGGGCATGGCGGGCTGTCGCTGGACCAGCGCGTGCCGGTGCGCCAGGCCGACATCCTCCACCACTCGCCGGTCAGCGGGCGCCACGTGGGCAAGGACATGAGCGTGCGCGACCTGTGCCGGGCGACGCTGACCGTCAGCGACAACGCCGCGGCCAACCTGCTGCTGCCGCTGGTCGGCGCGCCGGCCGGGTTGACCGCGTTCCTGCGCGGGCAGGGCGATGCGGTCACCGTCGCCGCGCGCCGCGAACCGGAGCTCAATTCGTTCGCACCGGGCGATCCGCGCGACACCACCAGCCCGGCAGCGATGGCCGGCAACCTGCAGCGCTTCGTGCTGGGCGACGCGCTGGGCGAAATCCCGCGCCGGCAACTGGCCGACTGGCTGATCGACAACGAAACCGGCGACGAACGCCTGCGCGCCGGCCTGCCGCAAGGCTGGCGGGTGGGCGACAAGACCGGCAGCGGCTACGAACGCGATGGCATCAGCAACGACATCGCCGTGCTGTGGCCGCCCGGCGCCGGCACGCCGTGGTTGCTGGCTGCCTATCTTCAGGGCGCGACGCAGGATGCCTCCGGCCGCAACGGCATCCTGCGCCGCGCTGCCGAACTGGCTGCCGCCCACCTGCGGTGA
- a CDS encoding exported hypothetical protein (Evidence 5 : No homology to any previously reported sequences), which produces MIEPLISLLMLLAGASPVQTGATQISDPVAACHAWIEDRAWSDQEDDPQTLVLSPVAACFDGAIASGSLEALHAWIDAVPASAQPVLVVRSRGGDSETALALAEKLQARDTGVHVVEVCASACANYFYAGVRDRHIQPASLLLFHGGFSANNRARGLAMLEAYLSGPQGATVPDPEANRRAVGQTLDALQARQDALYRRIGVDPRIVHGFDALDVDTLDDAHCGGPSPAPRHFLYFDDAQMARLGIAPASGHTEQDPLRVNAAIAALDADFIACRAPETSFAGTGAREADSAR; this is translated from the coding sequence ATGATTGAACCCCTGATTTCCCTGCTGATGCTTCTGGCTGGCGCTTCCCCCGTCCAAACCGGCGCCACGCAGATTTCCGACCCGGTCGCAGCCTGCCATGCATGGATCGAAGACCGCGCCTGGAGCGACCAGGAAGACGATCCACAGACCCTGGTCCTTTCCCCGGTGGCCGCCTGTTTCGATGGCGCCATCGCGAGTGGTTCGCTGGAGGCGCTGCACGCCTGGATCGATGCGGTCCCGGCAAGCGCGCAGCCGGTGCTGGTCGTGCGTTCACGCGGCGGGGATTCGGAAACCGCGCTGGCACTGGCCGAGAAACTGCAAGCCCGCGACACCGGCGTGCACGTGGTCGAAGTCTGCGCTTCGGCCTGCGCCAATTACTTCTATGCCGGCGTACGCGACCGCCACATCCAGCCGGCGTCGCTGCTGCTCTTCCACGGCGGTTTTTCCGCCAACAACCGCGCCCGGGGGCTGGCCATGCTGGAGGCATATCTGAGTGGACCGCAGGGAGCGACAGTGCCCGATCCGGAAGCCAACCGTCGGGCGGTCGGGCAAACGCTGGATGCATTGCAGGCGCGCCAGGATGCGCTTTATCGCCGGATCGGCGTCGATCCGCGCATCGTGCACGGGTTCGACGCACTGGACGTGGATACGCTCGACGACGCGCACTGCGGTGGTCCCTCGCCAGCGCCACGCCACTTCCTGTACTTCGACGATGCGCAGATGGCACGCCTCGGCATCGCCCCCGCATCCGGACATACGGAACAGGACCCGCTGCGGGTCAACGCAGCCATTGCCGCCCTGGATGCCGACTTCATCGCCTGCCGCGCCCCCGAGACATCGTTCGCCGGAACCGGTGCGCGGGAAGCAGACTCCGCTCGTTGA
- a CDS encoding GCN5-related N-acetyltransferase: MVAVIRRATPDDSGVLCMLAERTFVETFGHLYPADDLAFYLSIAYPVDVQREQLESGDYAAWLLEIDGEAAGFAFAGPCGLPHVEVRPEDGELKRLYVLREYQGGGWGGKLFAEAERWLLDAGPRTLWIGVWSENLGAQRFYGRHGYEKTGEYEFPVGRVRDREFILRRPAGASAP, from the coding sequence ATGGTTGCCGTCATCCGCCGCGCCACGCCCGATGATTCGGGCGTGCTGTGCATGCTGGCCGAGCGCACCTTCGTGGAGACGTTTGGCCACCTGTACCCGGCGGATGATCTGGCGTTCTACCTGTCCATCGCCTACCCGGTGGACGTGCAGCGCGAACAGCTGGAATCGGGCGATTACGCGGCATGGCTGCTGGAAATCGACGGCGAGGCGGCCGGCTTCGCCTTCGCCGGCCCCTGCGGCCTGCCGCATGTCGAAGTGCGGCCGGAAGACGGTGAACTGAAGCGGTTGTACGTGCTGCGCGAATATCAGGGCGGCGGCTGGGGCGGCAAGCTGTTCGCCGAGGCTGAGCGCTGGTTGCTGGACGCCGGCCCGCGCACGCTGTGGATCGGCGTCTGGTCGGAAAACCTCGGCGCACAGCGCTTCTATGGCCGGCATGGCTACGAGAAAACGGGCGAATACGAATTCCCGGTCGGCCGTGTGCGCGACCGCGAGTTCATCCTGCGCCGGCCAGCGGGAGCCTCCGCGCCATAG
- a CDS encoding conserved exported hypothetical protein (Evidence 4 : Homologs of previously reported genes of unknown function) — protein sequence MKISFFAGVLPLLFVAGASAAAVSPSSATAAGTVPAAQFMAALAQHCGQAFAGRVVANVPASATPDPFEGKALVMHVRGCRTPEQELRVPFHVGDDHSRTWVLTRVGDGLRLKHDHRHADGSPDSVTLYGGDSVAAGTTVRQEFPVDAGSVAMFEREGLAGSVRNTWAMEVEPGRRFIYELARPDGRLFRVEFDLATPVGLPPAPWGGE from the coding sequence ATGAAAATCTCCTTTTTCGCCGGCGTCCTGCCGCTGTTGTTCGTCGCCGGAGCTTCCGCCGCAGCGGTGTCCCCATCCAGCGCCACCGCCGCCGGAACGGTGCCGGCCGCGCAGTTCATGGCGGCGTTGGCGCAGCACTGCGGGCAGGCTTTCGCCGGCCGCGTGGTGGCCAACGTGCCGGCCAGTGCCACCCCCGATCCGTTCGAGGGCAAGGCGCTGGTGATGCACGTGCGTGGCTGCCGAACGCCCGAGCAGGAACTGCGCGTGCCGTTCCATGTCGGCGATGACCATTCGCGCACCTGGGTGCTGACCCGCGTCGGCGACGGCCTGCGGCTGAAGCACGACCACCGCCATGCCGACGGCAGCCCGGACAGCGTCACCCTCTATGGTGGCGACAGCGTTGCCGCCGGTACGACGGTGCGCCAGGAATTTCCGGTCGACGCCGGGTCGGTGGCAATGTTCGAGCGCGAAGGTTTGGCCGGTTCGGTGCGCAATACATGGGCGATGGAAGTGGAGCCGGGCCGGCGCTTCATCTATGAGCTGGCGCGCCCGGATGGCCGGCTGTTCCGGGTGGAGTTCGACCTCGCCACGCCGGTCGGGTTGCCGCCGGCTCCGTGGGGCGGCGAATAA
- the ampR gene encoding HTH-type transcriptional activator AmpR produces the protein MIRPQLPLNALRAFEAAARHLNFTRAALELCVSQAALSHQIRTLEERLQVTLFHRLPRGVALTDEGAALHPVLTESFDRIGIALDRFTGGRMREVLTVGVVGTFATGWLLPRLPAFAAAHPDIELRLQTHNNRIDLAGEGLDLAIRFGDGDWQGQDCTPIVDALFAPVCAPVLARHLHAPRRLAGMTLLRSYRNDEWPRWLQAAGAAGVEARGPVFDSSLTLASAAASGAGVALLPLRMFEQDLAEGRLLQPFAQTLTLGRYWLTRLRSRPEREPLKRFRLWLQAQGDL, from the coding sequence ATGATCCGTCCCCAGCTCCCGCTCAACGCCCTGCGCGCGTTCGAGGCCGCCGCGCGCCACCTGAACTTCACCCGTGCGGCGCTGGAGTTGTGCGTGAGCCAGGCCGCGCTCAGCCACCAGATCCGTACGCTGGAGGAGCGCCTGCAGGTGACGCTGTTCCACCGGCTGCCGCGCGGGGTGGCGCTGACCGACGAGGGCGCGGCGCTGCACCCGGTGCTGACCGAGTCCTTCGACCGCATCGGCATCGCGCTGGACCGCTTCACCGGCGGGCGCATGCGCGAGGTGCTGACGGTGGGCGTGGTCGGCACCTTCGCCACCGGCTGGTTGTTGCCGCGGCTGCCGGCTTTCGCGGCGGCGCACCCGGACATCGAGCTGCGCCTGCAGACCCACAACAACCGCATCGACCTGGCCGGCGAGGGGCTGGACCTGGCGATCCGCTTCGGCGATGGCGACTGGCAGGGGCAGGACTGCACGCCCATCGTCGATGCACTGTTCGCGCCGGTATGCGCACCGGTGCTGGCGCGGCACCTGCATGCGCCACGCCGACTGGCCGGGATGACGCTGCTGCGTTCCTACCGCAACGACGAGTGGCCGCGCTGGCTGCAGGCGGCCGGCGCCGCCGGGGTGGAAGCGCGTGGCCCGGTATTCGATTCCTCGCTGACGCTGGCCAGCGCCGCGGCCTCCGGCGCCGGCGTGGCGCTGCTGCCGCTGCGCATGTTCGAGCAGGATCTGGCCGAAGGACGGCTGCTGCAACCGTTCGCACAGACGCTCACGCTGGGCCGCTACTGGCTGACGCGGCTGCGTTCGCGGCCGGAACGCGAGCCGCTCAAGCGCTTCCGCCTGTGGCTGCAGGCGCAGGGGGATTTGTAG
- a CDS encoding putative hydrolase or acyltransferase of alpha/beta superfamily (Evidence 3 : Function proposed based on presence of conserved amino acid motif, structural feature or limited homology), with translation MKSFKSIALATAIATTSAFGADASATEAGDRNTTVILVHGAFAESASWNGVVPHLTSRGYAVVAAGNPLRSVAGDAEVVDGLIERAPGPVVLVGHSYGGAVISNVHANPKIKALVYVAAFAPEQGETVLDLTGRFPGSTLPGALAEPVQRANGDEDLYIRQDAFGQQFASDVAEAEAAVMATTQRPLSKAALTEASGQPRWKDTPSWFIYGDADRNIPAQALQYMADRAGSRGTVVIPGASHVVMTSQPQAVATLIDQAVQATVR, from the coding sequence ATGAAGTCGTTCAAGTCCATCGCCCTGGCCACCGCCATCGCCACCACCTCGGCCTTCGGTGCCGATGCATCGGCCACCGAAGCCGGGGACCGGAACACCACCGTCATCCTCGTACATGGCGCCTTCGCCGAGTCCGCCAGTTGGAATGGCGTGGTGCCGCACCTGACCTCCCGTGGCTATGCCGTGGTTGCCGCAGGCAATCCGTTGCGCAGCGTGGCCGGCGATGCCGAGGTGGTCGATGGCCTGATCGAACGGGCACCCGGCCCGGTGGTGCTTGTTGGCCATTCCTATGGTGGCGCGGTGATTTCCAACGTCCACGCCAACCCGAAGATCAAGGCGCTGGTGTACGTGGCCGCCTTTGCCCCCGAGCAGGGCGAAACCGTGCTGGACCTGACCGGTCGTTTCCCCGGCAGCACCCTGCCCGGTGCCTTGGCCGAGCCGGTGCAGCGCGCCAATGGCGATGAAGACCTGTACATCCGCCAGGATGCGTTCGGGCAGCAGTTCGCCAGCGACGTCGCCGAGGCCGAAGCCGCGGTGATGGCCACAACCCAGCGCCCGCTGTCCAAGGCAGCACTGACCGAAGCCAGCGGCCAGCCACGCTGGAAAGACACCCCCTCATGGTTCATTTATGGCGATGCCGACAGGAACATTCCGGCCCAGGCGCTGCAATACATGGCCGACCGGGCCGGCTCGCGCGGCACGGTGGTGATCCCCGGCGCCTCGCACGTGGTGATGACCTCGCAACCGCAGGCGGTGGCCACGTTGATCGATCAGGCCGTGCAGGCAACCGTGCGGTAG
- the aspS gene encoding aspartyl-tRNA synthetase (Evidence 2a : Function of homologous gene experimentally demonstrated in an other organism; PubMedId : 10562565, 10873442, 1885548, 1944398, 2129559; Product type e : enzyme) translates to MRTHFCGLVDETLIGQTVTLAGWTDVARNQGGVCFIDLRDHEGIVQVTVEIDNAEVFAVAASLGYEDVLQVEGVVRARHAVNDKIATGKVEVIATAITVLNKAAPLPFHAHENPGEDTRLKYRYLDLRRPEMQRMQRTRIKLVQALRRHLDARGFQDIETPILTKATPEGARDFLVPARMHPGEFYALPQSPQLFKQILMVAGFDRYYQIARCFRDEALRADRQLEFTQLDMEFAFVRERDVQGFVEDMIRSTFKEVVDVELDAQFPRMTWAEAMRRYGSDKPDLRIALELVDVAELVKDSEFAVFTSAANDADGRVAALRIPGGAALSRKQIDEYAAHAAKYGAKGLAYIKIDEAGAVSSPIAKFFGEEAFAALLKHVGAGNGDIVFFGAGGYNKVSDFMGALRLKAGKDFNLVADGWRPLWVTDFPMFEWDDEEQRYVALHHPFTAPAVDDVADLRANAKTAVSRGYDMVLNGNEIGGGSIRIHRPEMQSAVFELLGIGAEEARAKFGFLLDALNYGAPPHGGIAFGIDRIAALMAGTESIRDVIPFPKTTGAQCLMTDAPSPIADAQLAEVHVQVRPQPAKG, encoded by the coding sequence ATGCGTACCCACTTCTGCGGCCTGGTCGACGAGACCCTGATCGGCCAAACCGTGACCCTCGCCGGCTGGACCGACGTTGCCCGCAACCAGGGCGGTGTCTGCTTCATCGATCTCCGGGATCATGAAGGCATCGTGCAGGTGACGGTGGAGATCGACAACGCCGAGGTGTTCGCCGTGGCCGCGTCGCTGGGCTATGAGGACGTGTTGCAGGTCGAGGGCGTGGTGCGCGCCCGCCATGCGGTCAACGACAAGATCGCCACCGGCAAGGTGGAAGTGATCGCCACCGCCATCACCGTGTTGAACAAGGCCGCGCCGCTGCCGTTCCACGCCCACGAGAACCCGGGCGAGGACACCCGCCTGAAGTACCGCTACCTCGACCTGCGCCGCCCGGAGATGCAGCGCATGCAGCGCACCCGCATCAAGCTGGTGCAGGCATTGCGCCGCCACCTTGACGCGCGCGGCTTCCAGGACATCGAGACCCCGATCCTGACCAAGGCCACGCCGGAAGGCGCGCGCGACTTCCTCGTTCCGGCGCGCATGCACCCGGGCGAGTTCTACGCGCTGCCGCAGAGTCCGCAGCTGTTCAAGCAGATCCTGATGGTGGCCGGCTTCGACCGCTACTACCAGATCGCGCGCTGCTTCCGCGACGAGGCCCTGCGTGCCGACCGCCAGTTGGAATTCACCCAGTTGGACATGGAGTTCGCCTTCGTGCGCGAGCGCGACGTGCAGGGTTTCGTCGAGGACATGATTCGTTCGACCTTCAAGGAAGTGGTCGACGTCGAGCTCGATGCGCAGTTCCCGCGCATGACCTGGGCCGAGGCGATGCGCCGCTATGGCTCGGACAAGCCGGACCTGCGCATCGCGCTGGAACTGGTGGACGTGGCCGAACTGGTCAAGGACAGCGAATTCGCGGTGTTTACCAGCGCCGCCAACGACGCCGACGGCCGTGTCGCCGCGCTGCGCATCCCCGGTGGCGCAGCGTTGAGCCGCAAGCAGATCGACGAGTACGCCGCGCACGCCGCCAAGTACGGCGCGAAGGGGCTGGCCTACATCAAGATCGACGAGGCCGGCGCGGTCAGTTCGCCGATTGCCAAGTTCTTCGGTGAAGAAGCCTTCGCCGCGCTGCTCAAGCACGTCGGCGCCGGCAACGGCGACATCGTGTTCTTCGGCGCCGGCGGCTACAACAAGGTGTCCGACTTCATGGGCGCGCTGCGGCTGAAGGCCGGCAAGGACTTCAACCTGGTCGCCGACGGCTGGCGCCCGCTGTGGGTGACGGACTTCCCGATGTTCGAATGGGACGACGAGGAGCAGCGTTACGTGGCGCTCCACCACCCATTTACCGCGCCGGCGGTGGACGACGTGGCCGACCTGCGCGCCAACGCGAAGACCGCGGTGTCGCGCGGCTATGACATGGTGCTCAACGGCAACGAGATCGGCGGCGGCTCCATCCGTATCCACCGGCCGGAAATGCAGAGTGCGGTGTTCGAACTGCTCGGCATCGGCGCAGAGGAGGCGCGTGCCAAGTTCGGCTTCCTGCTGGACGCGCTGAATTACGGCGCGCCGCCGCACGGCGGCATCGCCTTCGGCATCGACCGCATCGCCGCGCTGATGGCCGGCACCGAGTCGATCCGCGACGTGATTCCGTTCCCGAAGACCACCGGTGCGCAGTGCCTGATGACCGACGCACCGTCGCCGATCGCCGACGCACAACTGGCCGAGGTGCACGTGCAGGTGCGTCCGCAGCCGGCCAAGGGCTGA